In the Desulfovibrio sp. X2 genome, one interval contains:
- a CDS encoding DEAD/DEAH box helicase, which translates to MTFESFSLDQRILAGVRAAGYTTPTPIQERAIPSVLAGRDVMGLAQTGTGKTAAFVLPILQRMLAANFSGRGPVRVLVLAPTRELALQIHETFVDLGRQTGMRSVAVFGGVGMHPQIKALRQSSVVVACPGRLIDLLNQGAADLSQVNTLVLDEADRMLDMGFMPDLRRIMAKLPRERQNLLFSATMPTEIRSLCANLLHEPTVVQVANTAPAESVSHALYPVEAHRKSALLEAILREDEHESVLVFTRTKHRAKNLAQQLSRKGFDTTFLQGNLSQSRRQEALEGFRCGKYRVMVATDIAARGIDCARISHVINFDLPDTAENYTHRIGRTGRADRSGVAITLVTGEDAQQVRMIERTLGQSIARRQLAGFDYDAPAPAGARAESRSDGRSAGRPGGRFGGRGNGRGNDRDNGRENGRDGRGRSDGKPQGAKPQGNAAKPASDGRSGRSGRGGPRRPRQPDAR; encoded by the coding sequence GTGACTTTCGAATCGTTTTCGCTCGACCAGCGGATTCTCGCCGGCGTTCGCGCGGCGGGCTACACCACGCCCACTCCCATCCAGGAGCGCGCCATCCCCTCGGTCCTCGCGGGCCGCGACGTCATGGGCCTGGCCCAGACCGGCACCGGAAAGACCGCGGCCTTCGTGCTTCCCATCCTGCAGCGCATGCTCGCCGCGAACTTCTCCGGCCGCGGCCCGGTGCGCGTGCTCGTGCTCGCCCCCACGCGCGAGCTGGCGCTCCAGATCCACGAGACCTTCGTCGACCTTGGCAGGCAGACCGGCATGCGCAGCGTGGCCGTCTTCGGCGGCGTGGGCATGCATCCCCAGATCAAGGCGCTCAGGCAGTCCTCCGTGGTCGTGGCCTGCCCCGGCAGGCTCATCGACCTCCTGAACCAGGGCGCGGCCGACCTCTCGCAGGTGAACACCCTGGTGCTGGACGAGGCCGACCGCATGCTGGACATGGGCTTCATGCCCGACCTGCGCCGGATCATGGCCAAGCTCCCGCGCGAGCGCCAGAACCTGCTTTTCTCTGCCACCATGCCCACGGAGATCCGCTCCCTGTGCGCCAACCTGCTGCACGAGCCGACCGTGGTCCAGGTGGCCAACACCGCGCCCGCCGAGAGCGTCAGCCACGCCCTCTATCCGGTCGAGGCGCACCGCAAGTCCGCCCTGCTGGAGGCCATCCTGCGCGAGGACGAGCACGAGTCCGTGCTGGTCTTCACCCGCACCAAGCACCGCGCCAAGAACCTGGCCCAGCAGCTCTCCCGCAAGGGCTTCGACACCACCTTCCTGCAGGGCAACCTCTCGCAGAGCCGCCGCCAGGAGGCCCTGGAAGGATTCCGCTGCGGCAAGTACCGGGTCATGGTGGCCACGGACATCGCGGCGCGCGGCATCGACTGCGCCCGCATCTCCCACGTCATCAACTTCGACCTGCCGGACACGGCGGAGAACTATACGCACCGCATCGGCCGCACCGGCCGCGCGGACCGCAGCGGCGTGGCCATCACCCTTGTCACGGGCGAGGACGCGCAGCAGGTGCGCATGATCGAGCGCACCCTGGGCCAGAGCATCGCCCGCAGGCAGCTTGCGGGCTTCGACTACGACGCGCCCGCTCCTGCCGGTGCCCGCGCCGAGTCCCGTTCCGACGGACGTTCTGCCGGACGTCCCGGCGGCCGTTTCGGCGGACGCGGCAACGGCCGCGGCAACGATCGGGACAATGGACGCGAGAATGGGCGTGACGGGCGCGGCCGTTCTGACGGCAAGCCCCAGGGCGCCAAGCCGCAGGGCAACGCCGCCAAGCCCGCCTCCGACGGCCGCTCCGGCCGTTCCGGCCGCGGCGGCCCCCGCCGTCCGCGCCAGCCCGACGCGCGCTAG
- a CDS encoding nitronate monooxygenase family protein, with amino-acid sequence MALPRLVIGDLNLALPIVQGGMGIGVSLSSLASAVAREGGVGIIATAGIGWDEPDFKTDFVAANSRALARHIRRARSLSDGVIGVNIMVAQTNYDALVETAVAEGADIIFSGAGLPLSLPKHVEGKSAPKLVPIVSSARAAQIICKKWKQRYSRLPDAVVVEGPMAGGHLGFRPEQVTDPEFALERLIPAVVEAVRPFEEESGRRIPVLAAGGVFTGADILKFLRLGASGVQMGTRFVATEECDAAPEFKQAYLNAKEGDLELIKSPVGLPGRAIMNPFVRDMRRGDKEPSGCIYHCLQGCECGAGLFCISEALIDAKKGDMKNGLIFAGRNAYRVDRIIPVRELVAALQAEYETACAAEGETV; translated from the coding sequence ATGGCCTTGCCGCGACTTGTAATTGGCGACCTGAATCTGGCCCTCCCGATCGTCCAAGGCGGAATGGGAATCGGCGTCTCCCTTTCCAGCCTTGCCTCGGCCGTTGCCCGGGAGGGTGGCGTGGGCATCATCGCCACCGCCGGAATCGGCTGGGACGAGCCCGATTTCAAGACCGATTTCGTGGCCGCCAACTCCCGCGCCCTGGCGCGGCACATCCGGCGGGCGAGAAGCCTCTCGGACGGCGTCATCGGCGTGAACATCATGGTCGCCCAGACCAACTACGACGCGCTGGTGGAGACCGCCGTGGCCGAAGGCGCGGACATCATCTTCTCCGGCGCCGGGCTGCCGCTCTCCCTGCCCAAGCACGTGGAGGGGAAGAGCGCGCCCAAGCTCGTGCCCATCGTCTCCTCGGCCCGCGCGGCCCAGATCATCTGCAAGAAGTGGAAGCAGCGCTACTCCCGCCTGCCCGACGCAGTGGTCGTGGAAGGCCCCATGGCCGGAGGCCATCTGGGCTTCCGCCCCGAGCAGGTGACGGATCCCGAATTCGCTCTGGAGCGGCTCATCCCCGCCGTGGTCGAGGCCGTGCGCCCCTTCGAGGAGGAGAGCGGCCGCCGCATCCCCGTGCTGGCCGCAGGCGGCGTGTTCACCGGCGCGGACATCCTGAAGTTCCTGCGCCTCGGCGCCTCGGGCGTGCAGATGGGCACCCGCTTCGTGGCCACCGAGGAGTGCGACGCCGCGCCCGAGTTCAAGCAGGCCTACCTGAACGCCAAGGAGGGCGACCTCGAGCTCATCAAGAGCCCGGTCGGACTTCCGGGGCGGGCCATCATGAACCCCTTCGTGCGCGACATGCGCCGCGGCGACAAGGAGCCTTCCGGCTGCATCTACCACTGCCTGCAGGGCTGCGAGTGCGGCGCCGGGCTCTTCTGCATCTCCGAGGCCCTGATCGACGCCAAGAAGGGCGACATGAAGAACGGCCTCATCTTCGCCGGACGCAACGCCTACCGCGTGGACAGGATCATCCCGGTCAGGGAGCTGGTCGCCGCGCTGCAGGCGGAATACGAGACGGCCTGCGCGGCCGAGGGCGAGACGGTCTAG
- a CDS encoding lipopolysaccharide assembly protein LapB, with the protein MSTHPFPEILGVYSLQKTSEIGTGGTASRQHQVTYWYARRLDEQRFEVQPLNVHHVPSGLRKEVPELEFLKNYVPEPDYYNRHTVPALATLARKIEQGEKFFSMNKLDDAEREFLKALMIDESNVRANFGLGEVYSEKKDFVKLKKVLDTLLGLDEAFHFEQRTRFNSFGISLRKNGHLEESLRYYRKALEYNDRDEHMYFNIARVYFDKGERNKCCELLSAALEINPGFEEAQRFLRFCSRDCAGQGA; encoded by the coding sequence ATGTCCACGCATCCATTTCCGGAAATTCTCGGAGTGTATTCGCTGCAGAAGACCAGCGAGATAGGCACTGGCGGCACGGCCTCCCGGCAGCATCAGGTGACCTACTGGTACGCCCGCAGGCTCGACGAACAGCGTTTCGAGGTTCAGCCGCTGAACGTCCACCACGTGCCCTCAGGTCTCCGCAAGGAAGTCCCCGAACTCGAGTTCCTGAAGAACTACGTGCCGGAGCCGGACTACTACAACCGGCATACCGTGCCCGCCCTGGCCACGCTGGCGCGCAAGATCGAGCAGGGCGAAAAGTTTTTTTCCATGAACAAGCTGGACGACGCGGAGCGCGAGTTCCTGAAGGCCCTGATGATCGACGAGAGCAACGTGCGGGCCAACTTCGGCCTGGGCGAGGTCTACTCGGAGAAGAAGGACTTCGTGAAGCTCAAGAAGGTCCTGGACACCCTGCTCGGGCTGGACGAGGCTTTCCATTTCGAGCAGCGCACGCGCTTCAACAGCTTCGGCATCAGCCTGCGCAAGAACGGGCACCTCGAGGAATCCCTGCGCTACTACCGGAAGGCGCTGGAATACAACGACCGGGACGAGCACATGTATTTCAACATCGCCCGCGTCTACTTCGACAAGGGCGAGCGGAACAAGTGCTGCGAGCTGCTTTCGGCGGCGCTCGAGATCAACCCCGGCTTCGAGGAGGCGCAGCGCTTCCTCAGATTCTGCTCCCGCGACTGCGCGGGCCAGGGGGCGTGA
- a CDS encoding ethanolamine ammonia-lyase subunit EutB, producing the protein MRSVTLGSRHYSFSTLREVMAKATPERSGDRLAQVAARSAEERVAAQYVLAETPLRAFLEEQLVPYELDEVTRLIVDSHDEAAFAPVSGLTVGEFREWLLSDAADAASLAALAPGLTPEMAAAVSKLMRNQDLILAASKIENVTAFRGTIGLSGRLSARLQPNHPSDDPRGVLASVIDGLLYGSGDACIGINPATDNLGNVIRLLEALDEVRERYAIPTQSCVLTHVTTTIEAIGRGAPVDLVFQSIGGTEAVNRSFGVDLAVLAEGREAALSLRRGTVGDNVMYFETGQGSALSAGAHHGVDQQTIEARAYAVARAYRPLLVNTVVGFIGPEYLYDGKQIIRAGLEDNFCGKLLGLPMGVDVCYTNHAEADQDDMDVLLTLLGAAGCAYIMGIPGSDDIMLNYQTTSFHDALYLRRLLGLRPAPEFEQWLVGMGFFDDDMRQLTLSEDQLRLELPA; encoded by the coding sequence ATGCGCAGCGTCACACTCGGCAGCAGGCATTATTCCTTCTCCACCCTGCGGGAGGTCATGGCCAAGGCCACGCCCGAGCGTTCCGGCGACCGCCTGGCCCAGGTGGCCGCGCGCAGCGCCGAGGAGCGCGTGGCCGCGCAGTACGTGCTGGCCGAGACGCCGCTTCGCGCCTTCCTCGAGGAGCAGCTCGTGCCCTACGAGCTGGACGAGGTCACCCGGCTCATCGTGGACAGCCACGACGAGGCCGCCTTCGCGCCCGTGTCCGGGCTCACGGTCGGCGAGTTCCGCGAGTGGCTGCTCTCGGACGCGGCCGACGCCGCGAGCCTCGCCGCCCTCGCGCCCGGCCTGACCCCGGAGATGGCCGCCGCGGTCTCCAAGCTCATGCGCAACCAGGACCTCATCCTGGCCGCCTCCAAGATCGAGAACGTCACGGCCTTTCGCGGCACTATCGGGCTTTCGGGCCGCCTGTCCGCGCGCCTGCAGCCGAACCACCCCTCGGACGACCCGCGGGGCGTGCTCGCCTCGGTCATCGACGGCCTGCTCTACGGCAGCGGCGACGCCTGCATCGGCATCAACCCGGCCACGGACAACCTGGGCAACGTCATCCGGCTGCTCGAGGCCCTGGACGAGGTGCGCGAGCGCTACGCCATCCCCACCCAGTCGTGCGTGCTCACCCACGTGACCACGACCATCGAGGCCATCGGCCGCGGCGCGCCCGTGGACCTGGTCTTCCAGTCCATCGGCGGCACCGAGGCGGTGAACAGGAGCTTCGGCGTGGACCTCGCGGTGCTGGCCGAGGGCCGCGAGGCGGCGCTCTCGCTTCGCCGCGGCACGGTGGGCGACAACGTCATGTACTTCGAGACCGGCCAGGGCTCGGCACTGTCCGCGGGCGCCCACCACGGGGTGGACCAGCAGACCATCGAGGCCAGGGCCTACGCCGTTGCCCGCGCCTATCGGCCGCTGCTCGTGAACACCGTGGTCGGCTTCATCGGGCCGGAATACCTCTACGACGGCAAGCAGATCATCCGCGCCGGGCTCGAGGACAACTTCTGCGGCAAGCTGCTCGGCCTGCCCATGGGCGTGGACGTCTGCTACACCAACCACGCCGAGGCCGACCAGGACGACATGGACGTGCTCCTGACCCTGCTCGGCGCGGCGGGCTGCGCCTACATCATGGGCATCCCCGGCTCGGACGACATCATGCTCAACTACCAGACGACCTCGTTTCACGACGCCCTCTATCTGCGCAGGCTCCTGGGGCTGCGCCCCGCGCCGGAGTTCGAGCAGTGGCTCGTGGGCATGGGATTCTTCGACGACGACATGCGCCAGCTGACGCTTTCCGAGGACCAGCTGCGCCTGGAGCTGCCCGCATGA
- the eutC gene encoding ethanolamine ammonia-lyase subunit EutC — protein sequence MAEASGKTPAGAGTAQSAAVAPVVQDSWQRLKAFTDARIALGRSGVSQPTAAHLRFSLDHARARDAVHLPLDQERLFAELADLGLAVVPLSSRARERREYLLRPDLGRRLDAGSVKALRAGRPGDAPRDVALVVSDGLSSAAIQRQAAPFLAAFLPLAAAQGLSLSAVHFVSFGRVAVGDEVGELLGARAVVVLIGERPGLSSPDSMGIYMTHGPEVGLTDERRNCISNVRPEGQPHAAAATTLAYLLEKSLRLGLSGVNLKDDQALPGAKLPAEGPGLQE from the coding sequence ATGGCGGAAGCATCCGGAAAAACGCCTGCCGGGGCCGGGACGGCGCAAAGCGCCGCCGTCGCCCCCGTGGTCCAGGATTCCTGGCAGCGCCTGAAGGCATTCACCGACGCGCGCATCGCGCTCGGCCGCTCGGGCGTGAGCCAGCCCACGGCCGCACACCTGCGCTTCTCCCTGGACCACGCCCGCGCGCGCGACGCCGTGCACCTTCCGCTGGACCAGGAGCGCCTCTTCGCCGAGCTCGCGGACCTCGGCCTTGCCGTGGTGCCCCTGTCCAGCCGGGCGCGCGAGCGCCGGGAGTACCTGCTGCGCCCGGACCTCGGCCGCAGGCTGGACGCCGGGTCCGTGAAGGCCCTGCGCGCGGGCAGGCCGGGCGACGCCCCCCGGGACGTCGCGCTCGTCGTCTCCGACGGCCTCTCCTCGGCCGCCATCCAGCGCCAGGCCGCGCCCTTCCTGGCCGCCTTCCTGCCCCTGGCCGCCGCGCAGGGGCTCTCGCTCTCGGCCGTGCACTTCGTCTCCTTCGGCCGCGTGGCCGTGGGCGACGAGGTGGGCGAGCTCCTCGGCGCGCGCGCCGTGGTCGTGCTCATCGGCGAGCGGCCCGGGCTCAGCTCCCCGGACAGCATGGGCATCTACATGACCCACGGCCCCGAGGTGGGACTCACGGACGAACGCCGCAACTGCATCTCCAACGTCCGGCCCGAGGGCCAGCCGCACGCCGCCGCAGCGACGACCCTGGCCTACCTCCTGGAGAAATCCCTGCGGCTCGGCCTGTCCGGCGTGAACCTGAAGGACGACCAGGCCCTGCCGGGCGCGAAGCTTCCGGCCGAAGGCCCCGGCCTGCAGGAGTGA
- a CDS encoding ABC transporter substrate-binding protein codes for MSRCLPSSVALLLSLLLLAGSPAAVLATDLTIYTENSPPANFEQDGHLTGSSTEMVLEMLKRSGLTAEITVAPWPRGYRLTQQEPDTALFSTTRTPEREDLFQWIGPLLRITWDFFTLRDSNLTITSLDDAREVGRIGANREDAKCQFLLQKGFRNVDPADDIAATMRKLEAGRLDMIISSNLAISDYARLAGVAADSLKPIYQIRQADLYLALSPGTRPDIVKRLRQAYAAMRKDGTFKAIYARWYPGIEPPPQTP; via the coding sequence ATGAGCCGATGCCTTCCGTCGTCCGTCGCCCTCCTTCTCTCCCTGCTCCTGCTCGCGGGGAGCCCGGCCGCTGTCCTGGCCACCGACCTGACCATCTACACCGAGAACTCGCCGCCTGCGAACTTCGAGCAGGACGGCCATCTCACGGGGTCGAGCACCGAGATGGTCCTCGAGATGCTGAAGCGAAGCGGCCTCACGGCCGAGATCACGGTCGCCCCCTGGCCGCGCGGCTACCGCCTGACCCAGCAGGAGCCGGACACCGCGCTCTTCTCCACGACCCGCACCCCGGAGCGCGAGGACCTCTTCCAATGGATAGGCCCCCTGCTGCGCATCACCTGGGACTTCTTCACGCTCAGGGACTCGAACCTGACGATAACGAGCCTGGACGACGCCCGCGAGGTGGGACGCATCGGCGCCAACCGCGAGGACGCCAAGTGCCAGTTCCTCCTGCAGAAGGGCTTCCGGAACGTGGACCCGGCGGACGACATCGCGGCCACGATGCGCAAGCTCGAGGCCGGGCGCCTGGACATGATCATCAGCTCGAACCTGGCCATCAGCGACTACGCCAGGCTCGCGGGCGTCGCGGCCGACAGCCTGAAGCCGATCTACCAGATCCGCCAGGCCGACCTCTATCTGGCCCTCTCGCCCGGAACCCGGCCCGATATCGTGAAACGGCTGCGCCAGGCCTACGCCGCAATGCGCAAGGACGGTACCTTCAAGGCCATCTACGCCCGCTGGTACCCGGGGATCGAGCCTCCCCCGCAGACGCCCTGA